In one window of uncultured Acetobacteroides sp. DNA:
- the rnc gene encoding ribonuclease III, with protein sequence MFDLYPSNISLYKVAITHKSVLNTHHPVIHNERLEFLGDAVLDLVVADFLYEEYQDKSEGFLTKMRAKIVSRSTLNQLSIDIGIPSLLVLHTNPNHQIKHIYGDALEALIGAIYLDKGYAYTKKMLIKFIRNHIDFSRLEYTETDFKSRLIEWGQKNKKEFSFEFHESFIEDAKTITFTANILLGSLVVGKGVGQSKKEAEQKAACKALSTIAEHLSLNLN encoded by the coding sequence ATGTTCGATCTTTACCCTTCCAACATTTCGCTATACAAAGTCGCTATAACCCACAAATCAGTTCTAAATACTCATCATCCAGTTATTCACAACGAACGATTAGAGTTTTTAGGCGATGCTGTGCTCGATTTAGTCGTAGCCGACTTCCTTTATGAGGAATATCAAGACAAAAGCGAAGGGTTTCTAACCAAGATGCGTGCAAAAATCGTTAGCCGCTCTACTCTTAACCAGTTATCTATAGACATTGGTATTCCTTCCTTATTGGTTCTACACACCAACCCCAATCACCAAATTAAACACATCTACGGCGATGCCCTAGAGGCACTAATTGGCGCCATTTACCTCGACAAGGGATACGCATACACTAAAAAGATGCTCATCAAATTCATTCGCAACCACATTGATTTTAGCAGATTAGAGTATACGGAAACCGATTTTAAAAGTCGTCTTATAGAATGGGGCCAAAAAAACAAGAAAGAATTCTCCTTCGAATTTCACGAGAGTTTTATAGAAGATGCTAAAACAATTACCTTTACAGCAAACATCCTTCTTGGATCATTAGTTGTAGGCAAGGGAGTTGGTCAATCAAAAAAAGAGGCTGAACAAAAAGCTGCATGCAAAGCATTAAGCACAATTGCCGAGCATTTATCGTTGAACCTTAACTAG
- a CDS encoding Dps family protein — protein MERNISAIGLGIEDSSALAASLNDLLANYQIFYQNLRGFHWNIKGDKFFELHLKFEELYNDVILKIDEVAERILTLGSTPLHAYSDYLASSEIKEAKNLSDTSSTITTTLGNFTALVVKERALLKQAQEIGDEGTATLMSDYISQQEKTIWMLSAYQNR, from the coding sequence ATGGAAAGAAACATAAGCGCAATAGGATTAGGCATCGAAGATTCGTCAGCTCTAGCAGCTAGTTTAAACGACCTTCTAGCCAACTACCAGATATTTTACCAGAACCTTCGAGGCTTTCACTGGAATATAAAAGGGGACAAGTTCTTCGAGCTGCACCTCAAATTCGAGGAACTCTACAACGATGTCATCCTAAAGATCGATGAGGTTGCCGAGCGCATCCTAACGCTAGGCTCAACACCTCTTCATGCCTACAGCGATTACCTCGCAAGCTCCGAGATAAAAGAAGCAAAGAACCTCAGCGACACCAGCTCAACCATCACTACCACTCTCGGAAATTTCACCGCACTAGTAGTTAAGGAAAGAGCGCTACTAAAGCAAGCACAGGAAATTGGCGACGAAGGTACTGCCACCCTAATGAGCGACTACATTTCGCAGCAGGAAAAAACGATTTGGATGCTCTCAGCATACCAAAATCGATAA
- a CDS encoding carboxymuconolactone decarboxylase family protein, protein MYNETAQELLADLGISAEHRFPALETLSQSSTKYLRDLKVNVKTALASEALGEKDALLIAYATAINNKNHPLQDALKAKALAANATPDELAESAAIASLLSANNVLYRFRHFSDNKKYTELPARIRMNIMMSPVLGKECFELISLAVSAVNGCKVCVNSHEHSVRELGTNEERIFDAIRLAAIVASLDRIIG, encoded by the coding sequence ATGTACAACGAAACAGCCCAAGAGCTACTCGCCGACCTTGGTATTAGCGCAGAGCATCGCTTCCCTGCTCTTGAAACATTATCGCAGAGCAGCACAAAATATTTACGCGATCTTAAGGTAAACGTAAAAACAGCCTTAGCATCAGAAGCACTTGGAGAAAAAGACGCGCTACTCATAGCCTATGCTACCGCCATAAACAACAAAAATCATCCGCTTCAAGATGCCCTTAAGGCAAAAGCACTCGCAGCAAATGCAACACCCGACGAGCTTGCAGAGTCTGCAGCAATAGCATCACTATTAAGTGCGAACAACGTTCTCTATCGCTTCCGCCACTTCAGCGACAATAAGAAGTACACCGAGTTACCAGCCCGCATTCGCATGAACATAATGATGAGCCCAGTATTGGGTAAGGAGTGCTTTGAGCTTATAAGTTTGGCCGTATCGGCAGTAAACGGCTGCAAAGTTTGCGTAAACTCTCACGAGCATTCTGTTCGAGAGTTAGGTACTAACGAGGAAAGAATATTTGATGCCATTAGGCTTGCTGCGATTGTTGCTTCGCTGGACAGAATTATTGGGTAA
- the fabF gene encoding beta-ketoacyl-ACP synthase II: MELKRVVVTGIGTINPLGNSIEEYFTNLENGVSGAEMIPYFDTSKFKTKFACTVKNFDPNQHFDRKEVKKLDLYAQYAIVAAEQAFADSGLNETNLDPDRGGVIWGSGIGGINTFSQEVKGYVEGDGTPRFNPFFIPKMIANIAAGHISIKLNLRGPNYCTLSACASSNHAIIDSFNTIRLGKADVLIAGGSEASVNEAGVGGFNALQALSTRNDDYKTASRPFDSGRDGFVIGEGAGALILEEYEHAIARGAKIYAEVVGGGMTADAYHMTAPHPEGLGASNSMRMAITDAGIEPSAIDYVNVHGTSTPLGDIAEIKSVKNVFGDHAKKINISSTKSMTGHLLGAAGAVEAIACILAITKGIIPPTINNENFDPELDSELNYTLNKAQKREVNYALSNTFGFGGHNATVILKKFSK, translated from the coding sequence ATGGAATTAAAGAGAGTTGTAGTTACTGGAATTGGAACAATCAACCCATTAGGAAATTCAATCGAAGAGTACTTTACTAACCTAGAGAATGGTGTTAGTGGTGCAGAGATGATCCCCTATTTCGATACATCCAAGTTTAAAACAAAATTTGCCTGTACAGTTAAGAACTTTGACCCTAATCAACACTTCGATCGCAAGGAAGTTAAGAAGTTGGATCTTTATGCACAGTATGCCATAGTGGCTGCCGAGCAAGCATTTGCAGATTCAGGACTTAACGAAACAAACCTAGATCCAGATAGAGGTGGTGTAATTTGGGGATCTGGAATTGGTGGCATTAACACCTTTTCTCAAGAAGTAAAGGGATATGTCGAGGGTGATGGAACCCCTCGATTTAACCCCTTCTTCATTCCAAAAATGATTGCAAATATTGCAGCAGGACATATTTCCATAAAGCTCAACCTACGTGGACCAAACTACTGTACCTTGTCTGCATGTGCATCTTCCAACCATGCAATTATTGATTCATTCAACACAATTCGTTTAGGCAAAGCCGATGTTTTGATCGCTGGTGGATCAGAAGCATCCGTAAATGAAGCAGGTGTTGGAGGATTTAATGCGCTACAAGCCCTTTCTACCCGTAACGATGACTACAAGACGGCATCACGTCCATTTGACTCTGGTCGAGACGGATTTGTAATCGGAGAGGGAGCAGGTGCTCTTATTCTTGAAGAGTATGAACACGCAATCGCACGTGGCGCAAAAATCTATGCAGAAGTCGTTGGTGGTGGTATGACAGCCGATGCTTACCATATGACTGCCCCTCATCCAGAAGGATTGGGAGCTAGCAACTCTATGAGAATGGCAATCACCGATGCTGGCATTGAGCCTTCTGCTATCGACTATGTAAACGTTCACGGAACCTCTACCCCACTCGGCGACATTGCTGAAATTAAATCAGTAAAAAATGTGTTTGGGGATCATGCCAAGAAGATAAACATCAGTTCGACAAAATCTATGACCGGACACCTTCTAGGTGCCGCTGGTGCTGTTGAGGCCATAGCATGTATCTTAGCAATTACTAAAGGGATTATTCCACCAACAATCAACAACGAAAATTTCGATCCAGAGTTAGATTCTGAATTGAATTACACCCTAAACAAGGCTCAGAAGCGTGAGGTTAACTACGCGCTAAGTAATACCTTTGGGTTTGGTGGACATAACGCAACTGTTATCCTTAAGAAATTCTCTAAGTAG
- a CDS encoding glycoside hydrolase family 16 protein, with protein sequence MRNFWGNISLALKLKFGIVPSTQVYESKLKNIWDDVEFIREFSKGDLWKEYEEFGKAKHLSKEERKSARIRIKEIVQSESWKRYTKLKKSSTIAEFLRLEETFSDDFECEKIDEAKWLTKFFWGETILGKGYSHSEEFHNYTEGKNLRFKNSTLIISTNEEENTSLSWNKKYGFLSRKSGFTSGIINTGKSFRQQHGRFEAKMDFNHTDGIYNAFYMIGNSASPHLNIFKVSQNFELGLINGTKDKDNNQSKVSLNLLKENSYIAGIEWNDKEIKWLLNGVVVKRITNNLPNTPLYLVFSSGVYKNVKGTESNDFLIDWVRCYKKN encoded by the coding sequence ATGAGGAATTTTTGGGGAAACATTTCGTTAGCACTAAAACTTAAGTTTGGAATCGTTCCATCGACACAAGTTTATGAATCCAAATTGAAAAACATTTGGGATGATGTGGAATTCATTCGTGAATTTTCTAAAGGAGATTTATGGAAAGAATATGAGGAATTTGGAAAGGCAAAGCATCTATCAAAGGAAGAGCGAAAAAGTGCCAGAATTCGAATCAAAGAAATTGTCCAAAGCGAAAGTTGGAAGCGATATACTAAACTAAAAAAATCATCAACCATCGCCGAGTTTCTTAGATTAGAAGAAACATTTTCAGATGACTTCGAGTGCGAGAAAATTGATGAGGCGAAATGGCTCACAAAATTCTTTTGGGGAGAAACCATTTTAGGAAAGGGTTACTCTCATTCTGAAGAGTTTCACAATTATACCGAGGGTAAGAACTTACGATTCAAAAATAGCACCCTCATTATTAGTACCAACGAAGAGGAAAACACATCACTCTCGTGGAATAAGAAATACGGATTCCTAAGCAGAAAATCTGGTTTTACCTCTGGAATTATAAATACAGGCAAAAGTTTCCGCCAGCAACATGGCAGGTTTGAGGCTAAAATGGATTTCAATCATACAGACGGCATTTATAATGCATTCTATATGATTGGCAATTCTGCGAGTCCTCACCTTAATATTTTTAAGGTATCTCAAAACTTTGAACTTGGTCTAATCAATGGAACAAAGGATAAGGATAACAACCAATCGAAAGTTTCGCTTAATCTCCTTAAAGAGAATTCCTACATTGCCGGTATTGAATGGAATGATAAGGAAATAAAATGGTTATTGAACGGAGTTGTAGTAAAACGAATCACCAATAATCTGCCGAACACTCCACTCTACCTTGTATTTTCATCGGGCGTTTACAAAAATGTAAAAGGAACGGAATCTAACGATTTCCTAATAGATTGGGTTAGATGCTACAAGAAGAATTAG
- the purN gene encoding phosphoribosylglycinamide formyltransferase, with protein sequence MKKIAVLASGSGSNAENLVKYFRKGDLARVSVILSNKKDAFALERAHRLGVPSLYFGRDDFYNSSKILETLKEQEIDCIVLAGFLWLVPDDIIEYFSERIVNIHPALLPKYGGKGMFGMKVHAAVVENGEHETGITIHYVNSNYDEGSIIFQAKTEVLPTDSPEMVAEKIHALEYEHFPRIVEKIVASL encoded by the coding sequence ATGAAAAAAATAGCAGTACTTGCATCTGGCTCTGGCAGCAATGCAGAAAATTTAGTAAAATATTTCAGAAAGGGTGATTTAGCTCGTGTTTCAGTCATTCTTTCCAATAAAAAAGATGCTTTTGCCTTGGAAAGAGCCCACCGATTGGGAGTCCCATCGCTATATTTCGGCAGAGATGACTTTTACAATTCTTCTAAAATATTGGAAACACTTAAAGAGCAAGAAATTGACTGTATCGTGCTTGCTGGTTTCTTGTGGCTAGTTCCTGACGATATCATCGAATATTTTAGTGAAAGGATTGTGAATATTCATCCTGCATTGCTCCCAAAATATGGTGGGAAGGGGATGTTTGGGATGAAGGTACATGCTGCTGTTGTAGAAAATGGGGAGCATGAGACAGGAATTACCATTCACTATGTGAATAGCAACTACGATGAGGGAAGTATCATTTTTCAGGCTAAGACAGAAGTTCTTCCTACAGATAGTCCAGAGATGGTTGCAGAAAAGATTCATGCGCTAGAATACGAGCATTTCCCAAGAATTGTAGAAAAAATTGTAGCGTCTCTTTAG
- a CDS encoding peroxiredoxin, which translates to MSNRILSVGSTFPEFNKTAVVSLEKGKEFANITSEDHKKDGKWMVQFWWPMDFTFVCPTEIAEFNKAYGEFADRDTLLVGASTDSEFVHLAWRNNHNDLHDLKFPMLADTSKSLAEELGILVNDAKVAYRVTYIVDPQGIIRFVSVNDLSVGRNVKEVLRVLDALQTDELCPCNWEKGQETIKQ; encoded by the coding sequence ATGTCAAACAGAATTTTAAGCGTAGGCAGCACATTCCCTGAATTTAACAAAACCGCAGTAGTATCGTTGGAAAAAGGCAAAGAGTTCGCCAATATCACCTCCGAAGATCACAAGAAAGACGGAAAATGGATGGTTCAGTTCTGGTGGCCAATGGACTTTACATTTGTATGTCCAACCGAGATCGCCGAATTCAATAAGGCCTATGGCGAATTTGCCGACAGAGATACCCTTCTAGTTGGCGCATCAACCGACTCCGAATTCGTGCACCTTGCCTGGCGCAACAACCACAACGACCTGCACGACCTTAAATTCCCCATGCTAGCCGACACCTCAAAGTCGCTTGCCGAAGAACTCGGAATTCTTGTAAACGATGCAAAAGTAGCCTACCGTGTAACCTACATTGTAGACCCACAAGGCATAATCCGATTTGTTAGCGTTAACGATCTAAGCGTAGGCCGCAACGTAAAAGAGGTGCTCCGCGTACTAGATGCCCTTCAAACCGATGAGCTTTGCCCATGTAACTGGGAAAAAGGACAGGAAACGATTAAGCAATAA
- a CDS encoding HAMP domain-containing sensor histidine kinase has product MNKKQIWLLVSIIFLTSVGLIFVQTLWIRNSLKIKEDELSDQLNETIRQVIQDIQQSEILTQTERTVSPFGNNDAINPYYEDQYNVVKKTRSSVHTVSKNEKIYYIDSKDTNKFVNQVKGSFKSNAVSSIVSNAYKNKRPETPNSQNSERVRFPMNDRYKKRTVFISETIDKLIRVEEPISQRVSKKQIDSLIRLELKKRGIRIPFEFAVTDEGANNIFKSENFERNPTDALTVHQQISPEGYTRTSFLHVNFPNTQKVAFRSMAMLAAMSVGLTLIIIFTFSLTLLVIFRQKKLAEIKNDFVSNMTHELKTPISTISLAAQMLQDKSLPNSSKNYDYLSKIVGDESKRLGFLVEKVLQMAIFDKGKLKLKTKEIDVHAIAGKVCDNLQLQVSSRKGSLERSFSAEKCIIFADEVHITNIIANLLDNALKYSKGIPSIKLSTYNKDEGIVIEVKDNGIGISKDNIKRIFEQFYRVPTGNVHNVKGFGLGLSYVKKIVEAHGGQIWADSELGSGSTFSIYIPFKSGLSNN; this is encoded by the coding sequence ATGAATAAAAAGCAAATCTGGTTACTGGTTTCCATCATCTTCCTTACCTCTGTAGGCTTGATATTCGTTCAAACCCTATGGATTAGGAATTCGCTTAAAATCAAAGAAGATGAGTTAAGCGACCAACTCAATGAGACCATTCGCCAAGTTATTCAAGACATTCAGCAAAGTGAAATACTTACCCAAACCGAAAGAACCGTATCCCCTTTTGGTAATAATGACGCAATCAATCCCTATTACGAAGATCAGTATAATGTAGTAAAAAAAACTCGCTCATCAGTTCACACCGTTAGTAAAAACGAAAAGATATACTACATCGACTCCAAGGATACAAACAAGTTTGTCAATCAGGTTAAAGGTTCATTCAAGTCAAATGCAGTAAGTTCAATTGTCAGCAATGCCTATAAGAACAAAAGACCAGAAACTCCCAATTCACAGAATAGCGAGAGAGTAAGGTTTCCGATGAATGACCGTTACAAGAAGCGTACGGTATTCATCTCCGAAACCATAGATAAACTCATTCGAGTGGAGGAACCAATTTCTCAACGTGTCAGCAAAAAACAGATTGATTCTCTTATCCGTCTCGAATTAAAAAAAAGAGGTATACGCATTCCATTTGAGTTTGCTGTAACCGACGAGGGAGCAAACAACATATTTAAATCTGAAAATTTTGAAAGGAATCCGACAGATGCGCTCACTGTTCACCAACAGATTTCACCAGAAGGCTACACGCGCACATCTTTCCTTCACGTAAACTTCCCGAACACGCAGAAGGTAGCATTCCGATCTATGGCAATGCTTGCAGCAATGTCCGTCGGATTAACTTTGATCATCATTTTTACCTTTTCTCTCACTTTACTTGTTATATTTAGACAGAAGAAATTAGCCGAGATAAAAAATGATTTTGTCAGCAACATGACGCACGAGTTGAAAACGCCCATATCAACGATTTCGCTTGCTGCCCAAATGCTACAAGACAAAAGTCTGCCCAACTCATCAAAAAACTATGACTACCTGTCAAAAATTGTTGGTGACGAGAGCAAGCGTTTGGGTTTTCTTGTAGAGAAAGTGCTTCAAATGGCAATTTTCGACAAGGGGAAACTTAAACTTAAAACAAAAGAAATTGACGTACATGCAATCGCTGGTAAAGTATGCGATAACCTTCAACTTCAGGTTTCCAGCAGAAAAGGATCCCTTGAACGATCATTTTCTGCTGAAAAATGCATTATTTTTGCCGATGAGGTGCATATTACAAATATTATAGCTAACTTGTTGGACAATGCGTTAAAGTATAGCAAGGGTATTCCTTCAATCAAGTTGTCGACTTACAATAAGGACGAAGGAATCGTTATAGAAGTGAAGGATAACGGTATTGGAATCAGCAAGGACAACATAAAACGCATTTTTGAACAGTTTTATAGAGTCCCAACAGGCAACGTACACAACGTAAAAGGCTTTGGTTTGGGATTAAGCTACGTAAAAAAGATTGTTGAAGCACACGGAGGACAGATTTGGGCCGATAGTGAACTAGGCTCAGGAAGTACCTTCAGCATCTACATACCATTTAAAAGTGGACTAAGTAACAATTAA
- a CDS encoding IPExxxVDY family protein — MRARKLPVKPLQKVKLADLPSSTLILFAICSTENGYRLSWLLNSILSLNLQRHELNSNEFPDFICKFDAFTEEKNNGAILLPNKIDPTSFIAPKYKEFDFLLAIRQNSDVLSLESAIKKTSGVVAAVQITNLNKMILDLVNLF, encoded by the coding sequence ATGAGGGCAAGGAAACTACCAGTAAAGCCTTTACAGAAAGTAAAACTTGCTGATTTGCCCAGCAGTACACTTATCCTTTTTGCCATATGCTCTACAGAAAACGGTTACAGGTTAAGCTGGCTACTCAACTCAATACTATCCCTTAACCTCCAACGTCACGAACTAAATAGCAACGAATTTCCTGACTTCATTTGCAAGTTCGATGCCTTTACTGAAGAAAAGAATAATGGAGCTATTCTTTTACCTAATAAAATAGACCCCACAAGTTTTATTGCGCCAAAGTACAAAGAATTCGACTTCTTACTTGCCATTCGTCAAAATTCAGACGTTTTATCTCTCGAATCTGCGATAAAAAAGACTTCTGGAGTTGTAGCAGCAGTTCAAATTACCAATCTCAACAAGATGATTCTTGATTTAGTTAATCTATTTTAG
- a CDS encoding hydrogen peroxide-inducible genes activator, translated as MVSLVQFEYVVAVDTYRHFATAADKCFVTQPTLSMQIKKMEDELGVSIFDRTKQPIIPTDVGREIIEQARTILREAKGIEAIVANHRKEIAGELRIGVIPSLAPYLLPLFMNSLASDHPNLHLKVREMITDDIEKALKKDLLDVGILVTPLHNSAIQEEVLFYEEIMVYASEGHIFTEKPAIAVKELAAPDLWLLSSGHCFRSQVLNLCSYHDTHRHSLPFEYESGSFETLVKMIDRNGGFTLLPELAISELEEKRKARVRTFTDMVPLREVGLAYARSYAKRNLLDTLKKHIQEAVPAHMLSKERGTIIEFR; from the coding sequence ATGGTATCGTTAGTGCAGTTCGAATACGTTGTTGCGGTGGATACCTACCGCCATTTTGCTACGGCGGCTGATAAGTGCTTTGTTACGCAGCCTACGCTGAGCATGCAGATTAAAAAGATGGAGGACGAGCTGGGCGTCTCCATCTTCGACAGGACCAAGCAGCCAATTATCCCTACCGATGTTGGTCGGGAGATAATTGAGCAGGCTCGGACAATCCTCCGCGAGGCAAAGGGGATAGAGGCCATTGTGGCCAACCATCGGAAGGAGATTGCCGGGGAGCTGCGCATTGGCGTAATACCTTCGCTGGCACCATACCTGCTTCCGCTGTTCATGAACTCGTTGGCGAGCGACCATCCTAACCTGCACCTGAAGGTTAGGGAGATGATTACCGATGATATAGAGAAGGCTTTGAAGAAGGATTTGCTGGATGTGGGCATTCTGGTTACGCCTCTGCACAATTCGGCCATACAGGAGGAGGTGCTGTTCTACGAGGAGATTATGGTGTACGCCAGCGAAGGGCATATCTTCACGGAGAAGCCTGCTATTGCGGTGAAGGAGCTGGCTGCTCCCGATCTCTGGCTGCTGAGCAGCGGCCATTGCTTCCGTTCGCAGGTGCTTAACCTGTGCTCGTACCACGATACGCACCGACACTCGCTGCCTTTCGAGTACGAGAGCGGCTCTTTCGAAACTCTGGTAAAGATGATAGACCGTAATGGGGGGTTTACCCTGCTTCCCGAGCTGGCCATTTCGGAGTTAGAGGAGAAAAGAAAGGCTCGGGTGCGTACGTTTACCGATATGGTACCCCTTCGGGAGGTTGGCCTGGCGTATGCCCGCAGCTACGCCAAGCGCAACCTGCTCGATACGCTCAAGAAGCATATTCAGGAGGCTGTTCCAGCGCATATGCTATCGAAGGAGCGGGGGACAATCATAGAATTCAGGTAG
- a CDS encoding acyl carrier protein encodes MSDIASKVKAIIVEKLGVDENEVVPAASFTNDLGADSLDTVELIMEFEKEFSISIPDEDAEKIGTVGDAVSYIEQHVK; translated from the coding sequence ATGTCTGATATCGCATCAAAAGTAAAAGCTATCATTGTTGAGAAGCTTGGCGTAGACGAAAATGAAGTTGTTCCAGCAGCTAGCTTCACCAACGACCTAGGCGCTGACTCACTTGACACTGTTGAGCTAATCATGGAATTTGAAAAGGAATTTAGCATTTCTATTCCAGACGAAGATGCTGAAAAAATCGGCACTGTTGGCGATGCAGTTTCTTACATTGAGCAACACGTAAAGTAA
- a CDS encoding response regulator transcription factor translates to MESKAKVLLAEDDENLGMLLKEYLNAKGYQTELYVDGEKAFDGFKNNKYDIVILDVMMPVKDGFSVAKDIRMIDDKVPVLFLTAKSMKEDVLEGFSVGGDDYMTKPFSIEELQYRIEAILRRTKGAGGVASQDQFTLSTFTFDATKQILGHNGVDQKLTAKESELLKFLCINRNAVLDRNFALKTIWSDDSYFNARSMDVYITKLRKYLKDDPSIQILNIRGKGFKLIG, encoded by the coding sequence ATGGAAAGCAAGGCGAAGGTTCTTTTAGCAGAAGATGATGAAAACCTTGGTATGTTACTAAAGGAGTATTTAAACGCCAAAGGTTATCAAACCGAGCTTTATGTCGATGGTGAAAAAGCATTCGACGGATTTAAGAACAACAAGTACGACATCGTAATTCTAGATGTGATGATGCCCGTAAAAGACGGCTTCTCCGTCGCTAAGGATATCAGAATGATCGACGACAAGGTGCCAGTACTTTTCCTAACCGCTAAGTCGATGAAGGAAGATGTTCTTGAAGGATTCTCTGTAGGTGGAGATGACTACATGACAAAACCATTCAGCATTGAAGAACTTCAATACCGTATTGAAGCTATTCTACGCCGCACAAAAGGCGCTGGAGGGGTGGCAAGTCAAGATCAATTTACTCTTAGCACGTTTACTTTTGATGCTACCAAGCAGATACTTGGACACAATGGCGTTGATCAAAAGCTTACCGCAAAGGAATCGGAATTGCTCAAATTTTTATGTATCAACAGAAATGCTGTACTTGACAGAAATTTCGCGTTGAAAACTATCTGGTCTGATGATAGCTACTTCAACGCTCGCAGCATGGACGTATACATTACAAAGTTGAGAAAGTATCTAAAAGACGATCCGTCAATTCAGATTCTGAATATCAGAGGAAAAGGATTTAAGCTAATCGGCTAA